In the Flavobacterium sp. 90 genome, TACTCGCACGAAAAGCTAATTCCGATTTTTTTATTAGGTATCTATGGTGGCTATTTTGGAGCAGGTATGGGAATAATCATTTTTATCTTATACAGTTTTTACGGAATCAAAAATAATGAGACTCTGGAAAGATTAGCGCTGTTTTTAGTTGGAGCCAATAATGGAATTGCGATTCTGATTTTTATTTGTTCAGGGTTAATTTATTGGCCTTTTGCACTCGTAATGATGGCGGGTTCTATTTTGGGAGGTTACTTAGGAAATATATTCAAAGAAAAAATTAATATAACAATGGTGAAAAAAAATGCAATTGTTATTGGGGCAACAGTTACCCTTTATTTCTTATTATAAATTAAATACACTATTATATGAAAAGAATTGCAATTAATGGTTTTGGCCGTATAGGCAGAGCCGCGTTAAAAATTATTACCAATACTCCTGATCAGGAAGTGGTAGGAATTAATGATCTAATGAGTATCGAAAATGCTGTTTTTTTATTGCAAAGAGATAGTATTTACGGTAAATATGAAAAAGCGGTATCGTTTAAAGATGATACTATTTTTATTGAAGGAAAGGCAATTAAATATACAACAATTAAGGATCCGTCAGAACTTCCGTGGAAATCTCTAAGTGTTGATGTTGTAATAGAAAGTACCGGTTTTTTTACCAATAAACCCGATGCAGAAAAACATTTGAAGGCAGGGGCTAAATTTGTGGTTATTTCTGGTCCTACAAAGGATACTCCCACAATTGTGCACGGTGTGAATACAGAGGAAGGAAAAGTAGAAATTTTTTCATGTGGTAGCTGTACAACGAATAATATTGGCCCAATTATGGAAATTCTTGGACGACGTATAGGGATAAAAAAAGCAATTTTAAATACTACACATGCCTATACGGCTTCTCAAACTTTAGTTGATGCTCCCTCTAAAAGAGAACCAAGAATGGGACGTGCGGCCGGTCTTAATTCAGCACCAGCTGCGACGGGTGCAGCTGTGGCCGTTACAAAAGCATTACCCGAATTGGTTGGCAAATTTGATGGTATTGCCGTGCGTGTGCCGGTGCCAATTGGTTCAATATCTGATATTACTTTCGTAACGCAAAGAGGAACTACAGTAGAAGAAATTAATGCGATTTTAACCGAAGAAGCGCAAACGCCCCGCTACAACAAAGTAGTTGAAGTTAGCCATGAGCAATTGGTTTCGAGCGACATAATTAAAAGCACTTTTGCTGCAACTGTAGATCTCGAAATGACAAGAGTGGTAGACGGAGATTTGGTTAAAGTTATGGCCTGGTACGATAACGAATGGGGATTTACAAATCAAATGGTCAGACAGATTCAGGAACTTTAAATATAAATATAATTTAACATGAATTATCAAGAATTAGCTTTCAGCGATGCCATAAAAGAAATTCAAGAAAAAAAAGGAAGCCGGAACGGCTATGCCCGAATGGAAAAAATGTCCTACACCGATGGCTTGACAGAGCAAGAGATAGGATTTATAGAAAGTCAGGACAGCTTTTACATGGCTTCTTATGGTGAAAATGAATTTCCCTACATACAGCATCGTGGCGGGCCACAGGGTTTTGTGAAAATAATAGATGCAAATACAATCGGAA is a window encoding:
- a CDS encoding glyceraldehyde 3-phosphate dehydrogenase NAD-binding domain-containing protein; translation: MKRIAINGFGRIGRAALKIITNTPDQEVVGINDLMSIENAVFLLQRDSIYGKYEKAVSFKDDTIFIEGKAIKYTTIKDPSELPWKSLSVDVVIESTGFFTNKPDAEKHLKAGAKFVVISGPTKDTPTIVHGVNTEEGKVEIFSCGSCTTNNIGPIMEILGRRIGIKKAILNTTHAYTASQTLVDAPSKREPRMGRAAGLNSAPAATGAAVAVTKALPELVGKFDGIAVRVPVPIGSISDITFVTQRGTTVEEINAILTEEAQTPRYNKVVEVSHEQLVSSDIIKSTFAATVDLEMTRVVDGDLVKVMAWYDNEWGFTNQMVRQIQEL